The following proteins are encoded in a genomic region of Astatotilapia calliptera chromosome 22, fAstCal1.2, whole genome shotgun sequence:
- the vamp1a gene encoding vesicle associated membrane protein 1a isoform X2 — MSTPDAAGTPGAPGAPEGEGGPPAQAPNLTSNRRLQQTQAQVDEVVDIMRVNVDKVLERDQKLSELDDRADALQAGASQFESSAAKLKNKYWWKNCKMMIIMAIVGVIFVGVIFCE; from the exons GTCGACTCCAGATGCAGCAGGGACTCCAGGAGCTCCCGGGGCCCCGGAAGGTGAGGGGGGTCCTCCAGCTCAGGCCCCAAACCTGACGAGCAACAGACGACTCCAGCAGACACAGGCACAGGTGGACGAG GTGGTGGACATCATGCGTGTGAATGTGGACAAAGTCCTGGAGAGAGATCAGAAGCTGTCGGAGCTGGACGACCGCGCCGACGCCCTGCAGGCCGGAGCCTCGCAGTTCGAGAGCAGCGCTGCCAAACTCAAGAACAAGTACTGGTGGAAAAATTGCAAG ATGATGATCATCATGGCCATTGTAGGTGTTATATTTGTTGGCGTCATTTTCTGTGAGTAA
- the vamp1a gene encoding vesicle associated membrane protein 1a isoform X1, translating into MSTPDAAGTPGAPGAPEGEGGPPAQAPNLTSNRRLQQTQAQVDEVVDIMRVNVDKVLERDQKLSELDDRADALQAGASQFESSAAKLKNKYWWKNCKMMIIMAIVGVIFVGVIFLYFFY; encoded by the exons GTCGACTCCAGATGCAGCAGGGACTCCAGGAGCTCCCGGGGCCCCGGAAGGTGAGGGGGGTCCTCCAGCTCAGGCCCCAAACCTGACGAGCAACAGACGACTCCAGCAGACACAGGCACAGGTGGACGAG GTGGTGGACATCATGCGTGTGAATGTGGACAAAGTCCTGGAGAGAGATCAGAAGCTGTCGGAGCTGGACGACCGCGCCGACGCCCTGCAGGCCGGAGCCTCGCAGTTCGAGAGCAGCGCTGCCAAACTCAAGAACAAGTACTGGTGGAAAAATTGCAAG ATGATGATCATCATGGCCATTGTAGGTGTTATATTTGTTGGCGTCATTTTCT TGTATTTCTTCTACTGA